In Arvicola amphibius chromosome 13, mArvAmp1.2, whole genome shotgun sequence, a genomic segment contains:
- the LOC119800193 gene encoding putative monooxygenase p33MONOX, whose product MASRQPEVPALASSGPLGKMSLPIGVCRRAFSYDDALEDPAPMTPPPSDMGSIPWKPVIPERKYQHLDKTEEGAASVSSLAVTPSTATDSSDKAPVVKAKATHVIMNSLITKQTQESIQRFEQQAGLRDAGYTPHKGLTTEETKYLRVAEALHKLKLQSGETTKDEKQPVSAQSTPSSTPHSSPKQKSRGWFPSGSSTALPGLNHQTMDPGNGNDMNSVDKWSLFGPRPLQRSDAAGFAIQAYKGAPKPSPMELMRAQATRVGEDPATFKPPKMDIPVVEGKKQPPRIHNLKPRDLNVLTPTGF is encoded by the coding sequence ATGGCTTCGAGACAACCAGAAGTGCCTGCTCTTGCGTCCAGTGGGCCTCTAGGCAAGATGTCCCTGCCCATCGGGGTGTGCCGCCGGGCATTCAGCTATGATGATGCCCTAGAGGACCCTGCGCCCATGACTCCTCCTCCATCCGACATGGGCAGCATTCCCTGGAAGCCAGTGATTCCAGAGCGCAAGTATCAGCATCTTGACAAGACAGAGGAAGGAGCGGCCAGTGTCTCTTCCCTTGCTGTGACTCCATCAACAGCCACTGACAGTTCAGACAAGGCCCCTGTGGTGAAGGCCAAAGCTACCCATGTCATCATGAATTCCCTGATCACAAAACAGACCCAGGAGAGCATCCAGCGTTTTGAGCAACAAGCAGGACTGAGAGATGCTGGCTACACACCCCACAAGGGCCTCACCACTGAGGAGACCAAGTACCTCCGAGTGGCAGAAGCACTCCATAAACTAAAGCTGCAGAGTGGAGAGACAACAAAGGACGAGAAGCAGCCTGTATCGGCCCAGTCCACCCCGAGCAGCACCCCTCACTCCTCCCCTAAGCAGAAATCCAGAGGCTGGTTCCCCTCTGGGTCTTCCACAGCTTTACCTGGCCTGAATCATCAAACCATGGATCCTGGGAATGGAAATGACATGAACTCAGTAGACAAGTGGAGCCTCTTTGGACCACGGCCCCTGCAGAGGTCTGACGCTGCAGGTTTTGCCATCCAGGCTTACAAAGGTGCCCCAAAACCCTCTCCTATGGAGCTAATGCGTGCCCAAGCCACACGAGTAGGTGAAGATCCAGCAACCTTCAAGCCGCCTAAGATGGATATCCCAGTGGTAGAAGGGAAGAAACAACCACCTCGGATCCATAATCTCAAACCCCGTGACCTGAATGTGCTCACACCCACTGGCTTCTAG